In the Arthrobacter sp. CDRTa11 genome, TCCCGGAGCCATTCCGTGGGCCACACTCTTGATCAACGTTTCCGGGAGCTTTGTGCTCGCGGCACTGACCACCTTCTGGATTGCACGCCCTCACACTGCCTTCTGGCTCAGGGCCGGCATAGGCCCCGGGCTGCTGGGCTCGTTCACTACCTTCTCCGCTGTGGTATTCGCCATTGACCAAATGGCGCGGGCCGGCCAGCACCCAGCATGGATTGCCTACCTTGCCCTCTCCCTGATACTTGGACTGGGCGCCGCAGCAGCAGGTTGGCGCACAGGCAAGGTCCTTGCCGACAGGAAGGGGGCGGTTACATGATCGCCGCAGGGCTCGTCGGAGTGTTGGGTGTCCTGGGCGCGCTGCTGCGCTTCGCGGCCGATAGCTGGTTCGCACACCATGCTGCCCGCCGCCCTGTCACCACGGTGGGTGGAACACCGCGCCACTGGCCTTGGGCAACGTTGCTGGTTAATGTCACAGGCTGCCTCATTATCGGGCTGTCCATCGGTATCACCGGACGGCTGGGACTTCCCGCCGACTGGCACACCGCCGTGGCCACAGGTTTGGCGGGAGGGCTCACCACCTTCAGTTCCTGGACCACGGCCACGGTCCGGCTCCTGAGCGAAGCGCGGTTCACGGCGGCCGGACTGAACCTGGGCGGGAACCTCGTTGCGGGCTTCGCCGCCGCGGCCCTGGGCATTGCCCTGGTGACCTGGCGCTGACCGGTCCGGATCACCGGTTTGGCAGTGTCCCGTATCGTTGACTGTGATGATTAGCAGACGCGACGCGGCAATTGCCCTTGATGTACCTATGGAAATGGCCCAGCGGCATGGAGTCCCCAAGTGGCTGTCCGAAGCGGACCTGGGTGAGATCCTGGACAACCCACCACCGTGGCTTGTCCAGTCACGCGCCAACAGAACGGGCAAACGTCCGGTCTGGGTCCATTTGGAGTGCGCCGTCTGTGGGTATGAGGAAGCGGCACGGCCCAAGAAATGGTGGCCCGACTTCACCTACGTCACCTGCGGCCACCATGCTCCCAGCGAGCTGCCGCCCCCTCGTCCTGGCTTCGTCCGGAGCGAGTTCGACGGCGTCGGGACCCGTTTTGTGGGCATCGCTGACGTTTCCGTTCCGGACTGAGACCCGCCGCTTCCCGTCAACCCGCCAACCTACCCGTTCGCGGCCATTTCTTCAGGGACAGCCACGAGATCCATTTCCTTGCCATCGCGCAGGACGGCGATCTGAAGAGGCTGGCCGATAGCATCCGCGAAGAGCAGTTTTTGAAGGCTTTCGGCATTGCTGACCCGACGGTTTCCCGCCGTCAGGATAAAGTCGCCGGCCTGGATGCCCGCCCTGTCTGCGGGAGAACCTGCCAGCACCTCAACTACCCTCAGACCGTCGCGTTGCCCGGTCCTGACCACTGCACTGGCATTGAGCCGGATAGGTGTGCTGACCACGCCGAGGTAGGCCCGCCGCACACGGCCATCTGTCAGGAGTGCGGAGATGATGCGGCGGGTGGTGGCATTGATAGGAACAGCCAGGCCCAACCCTGCACCTGCCACCGCCGTGTTGATGCCCACGATCCGGCTATGGGTGTCTGCCAGGGCGCCGCCCGAGCTGCCTGAATTCAGGGCAGCGTCCGTTTGGATGACATCCTCGATGACCCGCCGGTTGCCGCCTGACCACACCGGAATCGCCCGGCCCAGGCCGCTGACCACACCGGCTGTCACGGAACCTGCCAGTCCCAGCGGATTGCCAACGGCCACTACCAACTGCCCTACCCGCAGGGACTCGGCGTCGCCGAACTCTGCCGGGGCTACTTTCGGCGCACGGCCGCGGATCACTGCAAGGTCGGACAGGGGATCCACTCCCACGAGCTCAAGCTCGGTCCGGCTGCCATCCGCGAAGACTGCATGCCCGTGATGTGTTCCGGCTACTACATGGGAGTTTGTGAGGAGGTAGCCGTCCTCAGTGAAGAGCACGGCTGATCCCGCTCCAAACCTGAACCTGCCATTTCGGCGGTTGCCGGTCATTTCAATGGCTGCAACGTGGGGAGTGACAGTTTCGGCCACCCGCATCACGGTTTTTGAGTAAGAGTCCAGGAGACCGTCGTCGGACTCTGGAGGATCGGGCACTGCTGGATTGGGCACTGCTGGATTGGGCTCCCGCGCCGGGTCCATGGCGCACCTCCTGCTCTTGCTGCCTCCCGGCTTCGGATGCTGGACTGGCGCCGGGTCCTACAGTGGACAACGATCGACGGCCCGGCCATAGTCCCTCCACCGCTACGCCGTTGGTGAACGCCGTCAGGGGGCTTCCCGGCCGTGCCGCGCGGGTGTAGCAAGCGGCTGTATCAATCGGCCGTGCCGAGCGGCCGTGCCAACGGAATGTGCCGACGGGCTCTGCCGACGGAGTGTGCCAGGTGGCCGAACAGAGCCCCGCAGTGCCGCGCGGAGCGAAGCGGCGCTGGAAATGCTGCTGGGATCGTTCCTGCTGGGGCAAGAAAATGGCCCCTATTTCTAGGGGCCAGCTTCTGTGGAGATGGGGGGAATTGAACCCCCGTCCGATGTCGTGTTGTCAGGGCTTCTCCGGGCGCAGTTTGCGTCGGATTTTCTCGGCCCCAGCTATCTTGCAAACAAGTAGCTGATCCGGGCCCAGTCATCTAAGAGTCCCGTTCACCCCGATGACGGAGGTAAACAGCAGTGGCTATCTAAATGACGCCAGGATCCGGGGCAATAGCAACCTCGGGCTGACGGACTGTCTTACTGCTTAGGCAGCAAGAGCGAAGTCAGTGCGCTTGTTTTCGGCACTTATTGGTTTGCAGACAGCGTTTACGAGATAATTCTGCATCCTCGGCCCGCTTCACCTGTCGCGACTAACATCGTCGAAACCGATCATCCCCGTATTTTGTTATCAAACCAGCAGTTCAACCTGCACCCTTCAAGCAAACAACCAGAAGGGCAGTCAGCAATTCCTGCCGGGCTACCAAGCATAACGCATGCCGTGGCCAAATCATTCCTAGCGGCGGTTGCGTTCCCTGATTTCCCGCAAAGCTTCGCGGTTGTCCTGCTGCTCGCGGAGGCTTTGGCGCTTGTCGTACTCCTTCTTGCCGCGGGCGACGCCGATCTCCACTTTGGCCCTGCCGTCCAGGAAGTACAGCTGCAGCGGCACTATGGTGAAGCCCGATTCGCGGATCTTATGGGAGATCTTAATGAGCTCCTCCCTGTGGAGCAGCAGCTTGCGCCGCCGCCGGGCGGAGTGGTTGGTCCAGCTGCCCTGGTTGTACTCCGGGATGTGGATGCCCTCCATCCACAGCTCATCATTATAAAAAGTGCAGAAACCATCCACCATGGAGGCGTGGCCCTCCCGGAGCGACTTCACTTCGGTGCCCATCAGGGCGATTCCGGCCTCATAAGTGTCCAGCACGTGATAGTCATGCCGGGCCTTGCGGTTGGTGGCCACTACTTTTCGGCCACTTTCTTTGGGCACGGTGGAACTCCTCAGTTCTGTCATCCTCGTTGCCTCCGGCCAGTCCGGCCTGGAGTCATACCAGTGTACGGCAGCCGCCGGACGGCACTAGAGCAGGCGCATCGGGTCCACGGCCGCGCCGTTAAGCCATGTTTCGAAGTGCGCATGGCAACCTGTGGAGTTGCCGGTGTTTCCGGAGTACGCGATCAGCTGTCCCTGGGAGACCTGCTGGCCGTTGGAAACCACAATGCTGCTGTTGTGGTAGTAGATGGTTGTCAGGGAGTTGCCCTGCACCACACCGTGGGAGAGCTTTACGCGCCACCCGCCACCGTCACCGGAGTTCCACCCGGAGGAAAATACCTCCCCGGCAGCCGCCGCATATAC is a window encoding:
- a CDS encoding fluoride efflux transporter FluC; the protein is MPNWRAWLAVAAGGLVGTEVRYGLGLAFPDAPGAIPWATLLINVSGSFVLAALTTFWIARPHTAFWLRAGIGPGLLGSFTTFSAVVFAIDQMARAGQHPAWIAYLALSLILGLGAAAAGWRTGKVLADRKGAVT
- a CDS encoding fluoride efflux transporter FluC — translated: MIAAGLVGVLGVLGALLRFAADSWFAHHAARRPVTTVGGTPRHWPWATLLVNVTGCLIIGLSIGITGRLGLPADWHTAVATGLAGGLTTFSSWTTATVRLLSEARFTAAGLNLGGNLVAGFAAAALGIALVTWR
- a CDS encoding S1C family serine protease, with the protein product MDPAREPNPAVPNPAVPDPPESDDGLLDSYSKTVMRVAETVTPHVAAIEMTGNRRNGRFRFGAGSAVLFTEDGYLLTNSHVVAGTHHGHAVFADGSRTELELVGVDPLSDLAVIRGRAPKVAPAEFGDAESLRVGQLVVAVGNPLGLAGSVTAGVVSGLGRAIPVWSGGNRRVIEDVIQTDAALNSGSSGGALADTHSRIVGINTAVAGAGLGLAVPINATTRRIISALLTDGRVRRAYLGVVSTPIRLNASAVVRTGQRDGLRVVEVLAGSPADRAGIQAGDFILTAGNRRVSNAESLQKLLFADAIGQPLQIAVLRDGKEMDLVAVPEEMAANG
- the smpB gene encoding SsrA-binding protein SmpB, whose translation is MPKESGRKVVATNRKARHDYHVLDTYEAGIALMGTEVKSLREGHASMVDGFCTFYNDELWMEGIHIPEYNQGSWTNHSARRRRKLLLHREELIKISHKIRESGFTIVPLQLYFLDGRAKVEIGVARGKKEYDKRQSLREQQDNREALREIRERNRR